The nucleotide window CTCCTACAATTGTATGAATTTCATCTATAAATAAAATTGCATTTTTTATTTTAGATACTTCTTTTAAAAGAGTTTTTAATTTTTTCTCAAAATCTCCTCTATATTTAGTTCCAGCTAACATTGAACCCATATCTAAAGAAAATACTTTTGATTTTAATAAAAACTCTGGAACTTTCTCTTGAGCAATTTGCAAAGCTAATCCTTCTGCAATTGCAGTTTTTCCAACTCCAGGTTCTCCAACTAAAATAGGATTATTTTTCTTTCTTCTACTTAAAATCTCAATTACTCTTGAAACTTCTTTTTCTCTTCCAATAACTGGGTCTATTTCACCTTTTTTTGCTAAGGCAACAAGTTCAGTAGAATTTTTATCTAAAACTTTATTATCATTATCTGTACTATTTTCTGAACTCTCTTCTTCATCATCATTATCTTTATGTGAAATTTCTTCTAGAATATCAACTCTTTGTATTCCTAATTTTTTCAATAAATATGTTGCATAAGAGTTTTCATCTTTTAAAATTGCAACAAACATATCTTCAACATTTGCATTTGTTTTTCCACTACTTTGTGTATGTGAAACCATATATTCAATAGTTGAAGCTAAAGACAATGTTTCCATTGGTTCTTCGTTTATATTTTGTTCAGTTGGAAATCTAGGTGTATTTTCATCAATATATTTTTTTAATTCATCAAAAAGTTTTGATGTATCTACACCTAAATCAATAAAAAGATTTTCTATTGTTTGGTCATGTATTAACATCAAAAAAACGTGTTCAACTGTTAAATATTCATGTTTACTACTTTTTGCATAACCTACAGCTTGTGCAAAAATATTTCTTAATTCTTTACTTATCATTTTTTATTCTTCTTCCATAATAGCTTTTAAAGGAAAGCCTTTTTCTCTAGCCATTGTTTTTACTTGTGCAACTTTTGTTGATGCTATTTCATGAGTATAAGTTCCACATAACTCTTTCCCATTATTGTGAATATTCAACATTATTGTTGAAGCTTCATCTACACTTTTTCTAAATACTTTTACTAATACATCAATTACAAAATCCATTGTAGAAAAATCATCATTTAAAAGATACACATTATATTTTTTTGGCTCTTGTAAATCTAAATCATCATTTAATTCTATTTCTATTTCATTACTCACATCAAACCTTTATTTTGATAAAATTTCTTTTTTATTAAAAAAACGAACTATTATAACAAAAAAGAGAGAATAATGAAAAAAGATGTTAATTATTATTTAAACAAATCTATATTTATAAGTGCTACAAATACTGATGTAGGTAAAACTTATGCCTGTGAAAAATTTTTAAGATTTTTTGCAAATGCTGGTTTAAAAGTTGGTTATTTTAAACCCTGTGAAACAGGAGTAATTGATAAACCACTTGATGGTTCAAAAATGTTTGAACTAACAAAAGAGTTAAATAATGATTTTAAAAATGTTACTTTAAATGATGTTGTTCCATATCAATTCAGACTTCCTGCTGCTCCTTATGTAGCTTCAAAAGATACAATTATTGATATAGAACTTTTAAAAGATAAAAAAAAGTATTTACAATCTTTTTGTGATGTGTTAATAATTGAAGGAGCTGGTGGACTTATGGTTCCAGTAAAAGAAAATATATTTATGATAGATTTAATAAATATATTTCAAAGTGAGGCTTTTTTGATTACTCCTTCAAAATTAGGTTCTATAAATGACACCCTACTTTCAATTGAAGCTTTAAAAAATAGAAATATTGATTTTGAATTTTTTATAAATTTATTTCAAGATATTGATACATTTGATGAAGTTTCAAAACCATTTTTACTTGACTATTTTGGAGAGTTAAATTTTTTACAAAATCTGTAAAAAATAAAAAAATTGGAAAAATTTTCCAATTTTTTTTTAATTTACGATTTTTTTACTCTTAATTTTTACTAGCTTTTTATCAAAATTTGACATTTTTTATACATAAGTTTAAGTTTTCTTTCCCTTATTATAGGCTTTAGAAGCCATTTTTAAATTCTAAACTTAAATTTATTTACTATTTCAAAAGACATAAAAACAATTCATTTTAAATGGTGTATAACTTTCCCGTTGGTTTTATGTATAATAATATTTTTACAAACATGAAACAAAATAGTATAAAAATCAAATAATGAAAGGTAGATAAAAAATGACTTCTGCAATAGATTTATCTAAATTAACAGCAAATGATGATTTAACACCAATTTTAGGTGGATATTGGCCTGGTATTCAAATTTATTACCCACCAATAAAATTTAATCCATTAGATGGAACATATGAAAGTATGGAACAAGCAAAATTAAGATTACAAAAACATGCTTATAAAACAAAAGCTCATACAGTTTTATTTGACTTAGAAGATGGATGTAGACAAAAAGCTATGAGTAGAGAATTATTAATTCAAGAATTACCAAAATTTCCTGAAAGAAACTTTCAAATAGCTGTAAGAATAAATCCTTTTAGAACTGAAGAGTATGAAGAAGATTTAAAAATGTTAAAACAAATTCATAAATATATCGACGTTATTGTTTTAGCAAAAGCAGGAGAAGTTTATGGAAGTGCTGAAATCAGAGATTTATCTTCTTGGTTAATTTCTATTGGAAGTAATTTAACAATTCAACCAATTGTTGAACATCCAAAGTCATTACAAATTGCTGATAGATTAATGGATCATTCTACTGTTAAACATATCGTATTTGGTATTCACGATTTTTCAAAAGCAATGGCTTATAAAATCACACCAAAAGGATGGATTGATGAATTAGAAACTTTCTTTAATATGCTTACAATGGAAGCAAGAATTAAAGGTAAAGGAGTTATTGGTGGAGTTGAAGTTATGCTTACACCACATTCATTACCTGATAATTGTGTTGAGAAAAAAGATATTAGAAGATGGTTAGATTTACATGGTGATGAGGCTTCAAGACATGTTTATTCTCATGCTATTAGAGAAAATGCAATGGGATTAACAGGTAAACAAGTTATTACTCCAAACCATATCAATGTTTGTAAAGTTGCATTTACTCCAAGTCCAAATGAAATTGCAAAAGATGTATCTATCTTAAAAGCTGCAATTGAAGCAGATGCACTTTTAAGTGGTGCTATTAGATATGAAGGTGAAATGTTAGATCCACCAATGTTTGGGAAATCTTTACAAAACATCTTAAGAGCTTATGCGTTAAGAAGTTTATCAAAAGAAGATGAATTATTTGCATTATCTGTATTAAACAAAATGCCAATTCATACATTTAAAGAAAACTGGCCATACGGTCAACTGTAATTTCGTAAGGAGATTTATATTATGAGTAATACAATTAAAATAGAAGTACCAGAATTTTTAAATATTGGGGTAGCTTGTACATCAGCACATATTGGAACAGCAAAAGAAAACAATATTGCGATGATTATTGAAGATGATAAACTAGGAACTGATGAGATAACTTATAAAGAGTTAGCAAAAAAATCTGACCAAGTTTGTAATTTCTTTACAGGAATTGGACTAGAGCCAAGAGATAGAGTATTAGTTTGTTTAAAAAACTCTTTAGCATACCCTATTTCATTTTTTGGAACTATGAAAGCTGGAATTATTGCAGTTCCAACTTCAACACTTTTAAGTGGTAGTGAAGTTAAATATCTTGCTGAAGATTCTCAAGCAAGAGCGATTGTATTAAGTGCTACTATGTATGAAAACTTAGTTCCATATTTAGAAAATTTAGATAATTTAAAAACTATAGTTGTTGCAGGAATTGATAGTGTTGAAAATCTTAAAAAACCAAAAGATATTAATGTTTATTCATTAAATGAAATTTTCAAAAATACAGATGCAACACCAAATCATTATAATTCAAAATCAGGTGAACCTGCGTATTTAGTATATACATCAGGAACAACTGGTTATCCAAAAGGTGTTTTACATTCACATAGATCACTAATTGGAAGAAAACCAGCAACTGATTATTGGTTTGATTTTAAAGAAAATGACAGAATCATGCACTCTGGTAAATTTAACTGGACTTATGTTTTAGGATCAGCGCTTATGGATCCATTATTTAATGGTCATACAGTTATTGCATATGAAGGTGCAAATGATGCTTCAACTTGGATTAATTTAATTAAAAAACACCAATGTACAATTTTTATTGGAGTTCCAACAATTTATAGACAAATTATTCAAAAAACAGATTTTACACTTGATGATTGTCCATCATTAAGATATTGTATGTCTGCGGGTGAGCATTTATCAGATGAAATGTTAGGATTATGGAGAGAAAGATTTAAACAAGATATTTATGAAGCAATTGGAATGTCTGAGTGTTCTTACTATATTTCTCACTCTAAATATAATCCAATTAGACCAGGAAGTGCAGGTTTCCCTCAACCAGGACATATCGTAAAACTTTTAGACCCTGAAACTTTAGAAGAAGTTGGAGTTGAAGAAGAAGGTATGATTTGTATTGGTGAAGATGATCCAGGATTATTCTTAGAATATTGGCAATTAGAAGAAGAGACTGCAAAATCAAGACATGATGGATATTTCTTTACAGGAGATTATGCGAGAAAAGATAAAGATGGATATATCTGGTTTATCGGTAGAAAAGATGATATTATCAATACATTTGGATTTAGAGTATCTCCACATGAAATCGAAAGAGTTGTAAAAACTCATGATGCAGTTGCAGATTGTGTTGCATTTGGACTTGATATTGGAAAAGATAAAACAATAGTTGCAATTGCTGTTATTGGGCATGAAGAATTATCAGCTGAAAAACAAGCAGAAATTTTAGCATTTGCTCAAGCAAATCTTGCAAAATATAAAGCTCCAAAAGAGATTTTTGCAATGCTTGATTATCCAAGAACAAAAAATGGAAAAGTTTTAAGAAAACAACTTGTAAAACAATTACATGAACAATATCATGCAATTGAAACAGGAACAAAAGTTGTTGAATACAAAGCTAGACGTTCTATGTTATTTGTTCCAGCTTACAACAAACACAATGTTGAAAAAGCAAAAACAGTTTTAGCAGATAGTGTAATTTTTGATTTAGAAGCAATTTTACAAGAACAAAGAGAACCAGCTAGACAAACAATAAGAGAAGTTTATAAAGAAAGTGGTGCAAAATTTGGTGAAAGTGAAAGAATTTTAAGAATAAATAATCTTGGAAGTGAAGATGCAACAAAAGATTTAGCATTAGCAAAAGAGATTGAACTTGATGCGTTATTATTTTCAAAAATTCAATCTAAAGAGGATGTTTTAGAAGCAGTAAGATTAATTGAAGAAGTAAACCCTAATTTATCTTTAATGATTATGATTGAAACTCCTTTAGCTGTTTTAAATATACATGAAATTTGTGCAGCAAGCCCTAAAGTTGAAGTTGTTGTTGTTGGTTCAAACAAACTTGCAAATAGACTTCAAATTGATATTAAAAAAGGTTCAAAAGCGATGTTTAATTACTTATCGCAAATTGCACTTGCATCAAAAGCATATGGAAAAACTGTAATTGATGGACCACACTTTGACGTACATGATGAGTTTGCTTGTGAAGATTCAACAAAAGATGCATTTAATCTAGGATTTGATGGTAAATCACTTATTCATCCAGTTCAAATTGAATATATCAATGATATTTTCACTCCAAAACAATCTGAAGTTGAAGATTATGAAGCAATGATTTTAAAATATGAAGAAGCAGCTAAAGAAGGTAAAGAAGTAATTTTACATAATGATAAATTAGTTGATTCTTCAAAAATCAAATGGGCTAAAAAAATGATAACATTGTATGAAACATACAAATCATTAGGTCAAAATTTATTTGGTAAATAAGGAGTTTAATTTGTCTAAAATCAATATGGGTAACTTTTTTGAAGATTTTTCAATTGGTCAAAAAATTGTTCATCCACTTCCAAGAACAATCAGTGAAGGAGATGTATCTTTATACATCGCTTTTACTGGCTCTAGATTTGCACTACACTCTTCTGATTTAGTAGCAAAGGAAATGGGTTATGAAAAAAGACCACTTGATGATATTTTAATGTTTCACTTAACATTTGGGAAATCTGTTCAAGATATTTCTTTAAATGCTATCGCAAATTTAGGATATGCTGAGATGTCTTTTCCGAATCCTGTATATGTTGGAGATACAGTTTCTATGACTTCAACAGTTATTGGATTAAAAGAGAATTCAAATGGTAAAAGTGGAGTTGTTTATGTTCATTCTATTGGTGTAAATCAAAATGGAGATGAAGTATTAAACTTCAAAAGATGGGTTATGGTTCACAAAAAAGACAAAGAAACTTTAAGTGGAATCAATGAAGTACCAACTTTTGCAAAAACAACACCAATTTCGCAAATCAATATTCCAACTATAAAAACTGTTGATACAAATTCAACTGGTGGAAAATATTTCTTTGAAGATTATGAAACAGGTGAAAGATTAGACCATCCAGAGGGAATTACAGTTGATAATAGTGACCATACACTTGCAACTAAGTTATACCAAAACAATGCAAAAGTACATTTCAATGACCATATGATGAAATCAACTCCTATGGGTCAAAGATTAATGTATGGAGGAATCATTATTTCAATGGCAAGAGCTATTTCATTTAATGGTTTACAGAATGCTCAATGGGTATGTGCAATAAACAGTGGAGCTCATGCTAACCCAACGTATGCAGGTGATACTATTTATGCTTATACTGAAATTTTAGAAAAAATTGAAGTAAATAGAGATGATATTGGATTATTAAGAGTTAGAACTATTGGTTTAAAAAATCAAACTCCTAAAGAGACTCCTAATCCAAAAGGTGAAGATGGTAAATATTTACCAAATGTTGTTTTAGATTTAGATTACACTATTGTAATCCCAAAAAAAATTACAGAAAAAAAATAAAAATTTAATTTTAATAAAAAGGAAAAAATATGACACACCCAAGCGAAGCTTTATTTGAAAATGGTAAATCTTTACCAATTATCCCAACTTGTGAACACTTTGCAGGAAGCGAAAAGCTAATCCTAAAAGGTTTTGAAATGCAAAAAAAATTAGGTCCAGTTTTTGATATTACTTGTGACTGCGAAGATGGTGCTGAAACTGGTAAAGAAGTTGAACATGCTCAAATGATCGTTAGAGTTGTTAATTCTGCTGAAAATCCTTATGCAATGGCTGGAACTAGAATTCATGACCATGGTCACCCAGATTGGAGACAAGATATTGATATTTTAGTTCCAGGAGCAGGTGAGAAATTAGCATATATTACATTACCAAAATCAACTTGTTATGAAGATGCAAAAACTCAAATTGAGTATATTCAAAAAGTGGCTCGTGAAGCTGGAATTAGTAGAGAAATTCCAATTCACGTTTTAATTGAAACTCATGGTGCATTACAAGATGTAGAAAAAATTGCTACATTACCTTGGTTACAAGTTTTAGATTTTGGATTAATGGACTTTGTTTCAGGATACCAAGGAGCAATTCCAGCTATTAATATGAGAAGCCCTGGTCAATTTGATCATAGATTAATTGGTGCTGCAAAAGCTAGAGTTGCACAAGCTGCTATTCAAAATAAAGTTATTCCTTGTCATAATGTAACTTTAGATTTAAAAAATCCATACCAAACTTATAAAGATGCTGAAAGAGCAAGAAATGAGTTCGGATTCATGAGAATGTGGTCAATTTACCCAACTCAAGTTCAAGCTATTGTTGATGCTATGAAACCAGATTTTACTGAGTTAGAAGCTGCACAAAATATCTTAATTAAAGCACAAGATGCTGAGTGGGGACCAATTCAATATGATGGTGAATTACACGACAGAGCAACTTATAGATACTTCTGGGAATTAGTTCAAAGAGCTAAATTTTCAGGTGCAAAATTATTTGATGAAACTGAAAAAAGATTCTTCGCTTAATATTTTAAACATTAGCCCTTTTGGGCTTTTGTTTCTTTTTTAAACAAACAATTTCTACATAAATTTTTTACTATGTCAAAACTAAACACTTTTTATAAATATTCGCTTTTTCAATGGATTAAAAAAGAGTATTTTCATAAGTGCATTGGTATAATAATTGAATTTCTAAGCAAAAAGGAAAAAAATGAGCAAAAAAATTACAGAACAAGATATTATCGACTCAGTTGCTTCTGCCTGTCAATACATTTCGTTTTACCATCCAGAAGATTTCGTAAAAGGAATGGTTGAAGCGTATGAAAAAGAACAATCTGAATCAGCTAAAAATGCAATCGGACAAATTTTAATTAACTCTAAAATGTGTGCAATGGGTCATAGACCGCTTTGTCAAGATACAGGAAGTGTTAATATTTTTGTAAGAGTTGGATTAAAAGCCAACTTAGATATTAAAAAAGAATTAGTTGATTTATTAAATGAAGGTGTTGCAAAAGGTTATACAGATCCTGATAACACTTTAAGATATTCAGTTGTTGCAGATCCAGCAGGGAAAAGAACAAATACAAAAAACAATACTCCAGCAGTTATTCATGTTACTGTTGATAATTCTGATGAATTAGATATTACAGTTGCAGCTAAAGGTGGAGGTTCTGAAAACAAATCTAAATTTACTGTATTAAATCCATCTGATTCAGTTTACGACTGGGTTATGGATAATGTTAGACAAATGGGAGCTGGATGGTGTCCTCCAGGAATCTTAGGAATCGGGATTGGTGGAAATCCAGAAAAAGCAATGCTTTTAGCTAAAGAGTCTTTAATGGATCATGTTGATATTCATGAACTTCAAGCAAGAGGTCCTCAAAATGCTTTAGAAGAATTAAGATTAAAACTTTATGAAGATATTAATAAAGTTGGAATTGGTGCACAAGGTTTAGGAGGATTAACAACTGTTTTAGATGTTAAAATCTTAGATTATCCTTGTCATGCTGCTTCATTACCAGTAGCTATGATTCCAAACTGTGCAGCAACAAGACATATTCACTTTAAATTAAAAGGTGATGGACCAGCTGTATTCAAAAAACCTTCATTAGATTTATGGCCAGATATTAAACTTCCAATGGATACTATTAAAAGAGTTAACATTGCTGATTTAACAAAAGAAAAATTATCTCAATTTAAATCAGGTGATACTTTATTATTATCTGGAAAAATTTTAACTGCACGTGATGCTGCTCATAAAAAAATCGTTGAGTACAAAAATGCGGGAAAACCACTTCCAAATGGTGTTGACTTAAAAGACAGATTCATCTATTATGTAGGACCAGTTGATCCAGTTAGAGATGAAGTAGTAGGACCTGCAGGACCAACAACATCTACAAGAATGGATAAATTTACTAAAGATATGATGGAAATCGGTATCATGGGTATGATTGGTAAAGCTGAAAGAAAACAACCAACAATTGATTTAATTAAAGAATACAAATCTATTTATTTAATTGCAACTGGTGGAGCAGCTTACTTAATTTCTCAATCAATCAAAGGTGCAAAAACTTTAGCATTTGAAGAACTTGGTATGGAAGCAATTTATGAATTTGAAGTTGAAGATATGCCAGTTACTGTTGCTGT belongs to Arcobacter defluvii and includes:
- a CDS encoding ATP-dependent Clp protease adaptor ClpS, producing MSNEIEIELNDDLDLQEPKKYNVYLLNDDFSTMDFVIDVLVKVFRKSVDEASTIMLNIHNNGKELCGTYTHEIASTKVAQVKTMAREKGFPLKAIMEEE
- the bioD gene encoding dethiobiotin synthase yields the protein MKKDVNYYLNKSIFISATNTDVGKTYACEKFLRFFANAGLKVGYFKPCETGVIDKPLDGSKMFELTKELNNDFKNVTLNDVVPYQFRLPAAPYVASKDTIIDIELLKDKKKYLQSFCDVLIIEGAGGLMVPVKENIFMIDLINIFQSEAFLITPSKLGSINDTLLSIEALKNRNIDFEFFINLFQDIDTFDEVSKPFLLDYFGELNFLQNL
- a CDS encoding HpcH/HpaI aldolase/citrate lyase family protein, with the protein product MTSAIDLSKLTANDDLTPILGGYWPGIQIYYPPIKFNPLDGTYESMEQAKLRLQKHAYKTKAHTVLFDLEDGCRQKAMSRELLIQELPKFPERNFQIAVRINPFRTEEYEEDLKMLKQIHKYIDVIVLAKAGEVYGSAEIRDLSSWLISIGSNLTIQPIVEHPKSLQIADRLMDHSTVKHIVFGIHDFSKAMAYKITPKGWIDELETFFNMLTMEARIKGKGVIGGVEVMLTPHSLPDNCVEKKDIRRWLDLHGDEASRHVYSHAIRENAMGLTGKQVITPNHINVCKVAFTPSPNEIAKDVSILKAAIEADALLSGAIRYEGEMLDPPMFGKSLQNILRAYALRSLSKEDELFALSVLNKMPIHTFKENWPYGQL
- a CDS encoding aldolase/citrate lyase family protein — protein: MSNTIKIEVPEFLNIGVACTSAHIGTAKENNIAMIIEDDKLGTDEITYKELAKKSDQVCNFFTGIGLEPRDRVLVCLKNSLAYPISFFGTMKAGIIAVPTSTLLSGSEVKYLAEDSQARAIVLSATMYENLVPYLENLDNLKTIVVAGIDSVENLKKPKDINVYSLNEIFKNTDATPNHYNSKSGEPAYLVYTSGTTGYPKGVLHSHRSLIGRKPATDYWFDFKENDRIMHSGKFNWTYVLGSALMDPLFNGHTVIAYEGANDASTWINLIKKHQCTIFIGVPTIYRQIIQKTDFTLDDCPSLRYCMSAGEHLSDEMLGLWRERFKQDIYEAIGMSECSYYISHSKYNPIRPGSAGFPQPGHIVKLLDPETLEEVGVEEEGMICIGEDDPGLFLEYWQLEEETAKSRHDGYFFTGDYARKDKDGYIWFIGRKDDIINTFGFRVSPHEIERVVKTHDAVADCVAFGLDIGKDKTIVAIAVIGHEELSAEKQAEILAFAQANLAKYKAPKEIFAMLDYPRTKNGKVLRKQLVKQLHEQYHAIETGTKVVEYKARRSMLFVPAYNKHNVEKAKTVLADSVIFDLEAILQEQREPARQTIREVYKESGAKFGESERILRINNLGSEDATKDLALAKEIELDALLFSKIQSKEDVLEAVRLIEEVNPNLSLMIMIETPLAVLNIHEICAASPKVEVVVVGSNKLANRLQIDIKKGSKAMFNYLSQIALASKAYGKTVIDGPHFDVHDEFACEDSTKDAFNLGFDGKSLIHPVQIEYINDIFTPKQSEVEDYEAMILKYEEAAKEGKEVILHNDKLVDSSKIKWAKKMITLYETYKSLGQNLFGK
- a CDS encoding MaoC family dehydratase — protein: MSKINMGNFFEDFSIGQKIVHPLPRTISEGDVSLYIAFTGSRFALHSSDLVAKEMGYEKRPLDDILMFHLTFGKSVQDISLNAIANLGYAEMSFPNPVYVGDTVSMTSTVIGLKENSNGKSGVVYVHSIGVNQNGDEVLNFKRWVMVHKKDKETLSGINEVPTFAKTTPISQINIPTIKTVDTNSTGGKYFFEDYETGERLDHPEGITVDNSDHTLATKLYQNNAKVHFNDHMMKSTPMGQRLMYGGIIISMARAISFNGLQNAQWVCAINSGAHANPTYAGDTIYAYTEILEKIEVNRDDIGLLRVRTIGLKNQTPKETPNPKGEDGKYLPNVVLDLDYTIVIPKKITEKK
- a CDS encoding HpcH/HpaI aldolase/citrate lyase family protein: MTHPSEALFENGKSLPIIPTCEHFAGSEKLILKGFEMQKKLGPVFDITCDCEDGAETGKEVEHAQMIVRVVNSAENPYAMAGTRIHDHGHPDWRQDIDILVPGAGEKLAYITLPKSTCYEDAKTQIEYIQKVAREAGISREIPIHVLIETHGALQDVEKIATLPWLQVLDFGLMDFVSGYQGAIPAINMRSPGQFDHRLIGAAKARVAQAAIQNKVIPCHNVTLDLKNPYQTYKDAERARNEFGFMRMWSIYPTQVQAIVDAMKPDFTELEAAQNILIKAQDAEWGPIQYDGELHDRATYRYFWELVQRAKFSGAKLFDETEKRFFA
- a CDS encoding fumarate hydratase, which gives rise to MSKKITEQDIIDSVASACQYISFYHPEDFVKGMVEAYEKEQSESAKNAIGQILINSKMCAMGHRPLCQDTGSVNIFVRVGLKANLDIKKELVDLLNEGVAKGYTDPDNTLRYSVVADPAGKRTNTKNNTPAVIHVTVDNSDELDITVAAKGGGSENKSKFTVLNPSDSVYDWVMDNVRQMGAGWCPPGILGIGIGGNPEKAMLLAKESLMDHVDIHELQARGPQNALEELRLKLYEDINKVGIGAQGLGGLTTVLDVKILDYPCHAASLPVAMIPNCAATRHIHFKLKGDGPAVFKKPSLDLWPDIKLPMDTIKRVNIADLTKEKLSQFKSGDTLLLSGKILTARDAAHKKIVEYKNAGKPLPNGVDLKDRFIYYVGPVDPVRDEVVGPAGPTTSTRMDKFTKDMMEIGIMGMIGKAERKQPTIDLIKEYKSIYLIATGGAAYLISQSIKGAKTLAFEELGMEAIYEFEVEDMPVTVAVDTEGNSIHTTGPAKWRTI